The genomic stretch TGACCTTTTCCTCTTCACGGCTCAGCATTAAGCTGTGGCCTTTAGAGGGGACATTTTCTATCCGCTAAGCCAACTCTTACATTTAAAAGTCAGTTTAAGTGCACTGCGCTATTATGCGGCTTGAATTGAATCCCGGGTAACATTGCATATATGTGACAAATGAGATGTGTACTGCAGAAGCACTCCAAAATCATTTTTGGGATGAAGTGCTGTGCCATTGTTTTGAAGTGTTACGTTTGTGTTTGGTCAAATCTCAGGTATGTTATCGCAATAGCCCTATATGGATTGAATCCCGGCATAAATCCGCCTAAATCATCACCGCGTTCTTATAGACGTTGTTAAAAATATTTTGACGGCCATTGCTTACCTCTGACcttttcctcctctctgccccctcttccAGCTGATCGTGGGCATCCTGCAGGCTGAAAACCTGGCAGCCATGGACATGGGCGGCACCTCAGACCCCTATGTCAAGGTATACATGCTGCCAGACAAGAAGAAGAAGTTTGAGACCAAAGTCCAGCGCAAGAACCTATGCCCCGTGTTCAATGAGACCTTCATCTTCAAGGTCAGTCTGTGGTGCTGGAGAACAGATGGCGATAGAGAGATGTGGTACTCATTCATGTGTACAGGTATAACCCTTAGAAAAGCTCTTACAGTACTGAGGTTTCTGTAGTCGAGAACGCTCGGTCCTGACCGTCTCCTCCCTGTTCTGTGCGTCCCTCCACAGATCCCCTACCAGGAGCTGGGCGGTCAGACTCTGGTCCTGCAGGTCTTTGACTTTGATCGCTTTGGTAAACACGACGTGATTGGGCAGATCTCCATCCCCATGAACAGTGTGGACCTGGCTCAGCCACTCCACGAATGGAGGGATCTGgttggaggagagaaagaggaggtgaggaagGACGTATACAGTCTGTCTGGGTTTTGGATGCATGTTTTCTCTACGTCtacctgtatgtgtctgtctgtctgtctgtctgtctgtctgtctgtctgtctgtctgtctgtctgtctgtctgtctgtctgtctgtctgtctgtctgtctgtctctgtctgtctgtctgtctgtctgtctgtctgtctgtctgtctgtctgtctgtctgtctgtctgtctgtctgtctgtctgtctgtctgtctgtctgtctgtctgtctgtgcacatCAAACTGTATCGAACTGCCTGTTTTAATACATCTTTCTGTCttcgtgcctgtgtgtgtttgtctggtcACACAGGTAGAGAAGCTAGGGGACATCTGTATCTCTCTGCGCTACGTCCCCACGGCCGGTAAATTGACCATCAACATCATGGAGGCCAAGCACCTGAAGGCGATGGACTGTGGAGGCTTGTCAGGTGACCTTCTATTAGTCCTTACACTCTCCTACCCAATACCAGCCATGCTGTGGCTTTACACTCAACTAGTTAATACCAGCCATGCTGTGGCTTTACACTCAACTAGTTAATACCAGCCATGCTGTGGCTTTACACTCAACTAGTTAATACCAGCCATGCTGTGGCTTTACACTCAACTAGTTAATACCAGCCATGCTGTGGCTTTACACTCAACTAGTTAATACCAGCCATGCTGTGACTTTACACTCAACTAGTTAATACCAGCCATGCTGTGACTTTACACTCAACTAGTTAATACCAGCCATGCTGTGACTTTACACTCAACTAGTTAATACCAGCCATGCTGTGACTTTACACTCAACTAGTTAATACCAGCCATGCTGTGACTTTACACTCAACTAGTTAATACCAGCCATGCTGTGACTTTACACTCTTTACACCAATATTAGCCAGTTGTGACCTGTTAATGACATCTGGTTGCCGAAATGTTGTTGAAGTAACTCAACATGAACCACTGGGCAACATTACAGAGTTGCAGACACCACACATTAATCTACTGCACAATCATGTGTCCTCAGGTGTTCTTCATTCCGGCTCACCCTCTGTTTGACCTCTGTTTGAACTCTGTACCTAACATTCCTCCAGATCCCTTCGTTAAAGTGGTGCTGCAGCACCAAGGCAAGCggctgaagaagaagaagacgacgGTCAAACAGAACACTCTGAACCCCTACTTCAACGAAAGCTTCAGCTTCGAGATCCCCTTTGGCCAAATACAGGTCTGTACACCAAACGTCCCGCAAGGAAGACATCTTGGGGTCGTTATGAACACAGTACATGTGGTGGTATTTTGATTTCACCtgactttttttgtattttatttttttaacttgcCGCTTTTTCcactcttccctttcctctttcaGAAAGTCCAAGTGTTGATCACGGTGT from Oncorhynchus tshawytscha isolate Ot180627B linkage group LG09, Otsh_v2.0, whole genome shotgun sequence encodes the following:
- the syt5a gene encoding synaptotagmin Va isoform X2; translation: MRLASVQARARRAAEEREEPPPGPAPPSTHHSDHQFKNMKSKFFNELTHMPMPMWAIGAIVVVVLALVACLCFCIWKKCINKGKKPKKVRERKGGRGRRKKEGAGEGEEGKEGEGKEGEEEEKENFGKLEFTLDYNFTDNQLIVGILQAENLAAMDMGGTSDPYVKVYMLPDKKKKFETKVQRKNLCPVFNETFIFKIPYQELGGQTLVLQVFDFDRFGKHDVIGQISIPMNSVDLAQPLHEWRDLVGGEKEEVEKLGDICISLRYVPTAGKLTINIMEAKHLKAMDCGGLSDPFVKVVLQHQGKRLKKKKTTVKQNTLNPYFNESFSFEIPFGQIQKVQVLITVYDYDKLGSNDAIGKVWIGFGASGVGLRHWSDMLANPRRPVAQWHALCPEEEVDEALKKPLR